A single genomic interval of uncultured Pseudodesulfovibrio sp. harbors:
- a CDS encoding ATP-binding protein encodes MSIIEKIRPQFWHTDTNAGPGKSLFNYRRIWRFAIVLLTVVALVPLLVMAFIDYSVTRHSLESETLLRTARTTSNTRRTVSNFLKERMRALEFLAYQQGVANLKNPEKLGKTLESMQKSFGGLVDIGLIDSNGLQVAYVGPYDLLGRNYSGQDWLESTLMRGEYISGVFLGFRDEPHLIVARKVVSEKTGQSFVIRATLDTDQFNSILSSIDLPGGGDAFIVDHAGVIQTPSKRHGSLLSKLALPIPSYSEKTSVNLAVGEDGEEFTIGYAYVRGTPYIVLVIKATAALMKPLETIRMELLWILVTSIVIILLVIVGVATYMVNKIYIADQTRAKTLHRMEHTNRMASIGRLAAGVAHEINNPLAIINEKAGLINDLFVYRDEYAHDERLLSNVKSIIGSVARCGRITKRLLSFARHIDVDMAAIRFKDLADEVIDFLRKEAEYRSISINMDIPENLPEFVSDRGKLQQIFLNLVNNAFQAMNDGGRLDISASQGKKDTLVFTVRDDGCGIPDADRKRIFDPFFSTKKKTGGTGLGLSITYGLVQELGGTMTVESEVGKGTEFTITMPLQVTE; translated from the coding sequence ATGTCGATAATCGAAAAAATCAGACCGCAGTTCTGGCATACGGATACGAATGCCGGACCGGGCAAGAGCTTGTTCAACTACCGGCGCATTTGGCGGTTTGCCATCGTGCTGCTGACGGTTGTTGCGCTTGTCCCGCTGTTGGTCATGGCTTTTATCGATTACAGCGTCACCCGGCATTCCCTTGAGTCCGAAACGCTTCTGCGGACGGCTCGTACCACTTCCAATACACGCCGGACCGTATCCAATTTTCTCAAGGAACGGATGCGGGCACTTGAATTTCTTGCCTATCAGCAGGGCGTGGCGAATTTGAAAAATCCTGAGAAGTTGGGCAAGACCCTTGAGTCCATGCAGAAAAGCTTTGGCGGTCTGGTGGATATCGGGTTGATCGATTCAAACGGCCTGCAAGTTGCGTATGTCGGACCATATGATCTGCTTGGCCGTAATTACAGCGGGCAGGACTGGCTTGAAAGCACGCTTATGCGTGGCGAGTATATTAGTGGTGTTTTCCTGGGATTTCGTGATGAGCCGCACCTGATCGTGGCCCGGAAGGTCGTGAGCGAAAAAACAGGTCAATCCTTCGTTATTCGAGCCACTCTGGATACCGATCAGTTCAATTCCATCCTTTCTTCCATTGATCTCCCAGGTGGTGGTGATGCGTTTATCGTGGATCATGCCGGCGTTATTCAAACACCTTCCAAGCGGCACGGCTCACTGCTTTCGAAATTGGCTTTGCCCATTCCTTCGTATTCGGAAAAGACAAGTGTGAATTTGGCGGTGGGCGAGGACGGGGAAGAGTTTACCATTGGGTATGCTTATGTCCGCGGAACACCGTATATCGTTTTGGTCATCAAGGCCACGGCAGCGTTGATGAAGCCGCTTGAGACCATTCGTATGGAACTACTCTGGATTTTGGTGACGAGTATCGTGATAATCCTGCTCGTGATTGTCGGCGTGGCGACCTACATGGTCAACAAAATTTACATTGCCGATCAGACTCGAGCCAAGACCCTGCACCGCATGGAGCACACCAACCGCATGGCGTCCATCGGGCGGCTGGCCGCGGGGGTTGCCCACGAAATCAACAATCCGCTTGCCATTATCAACGAGAAAGCCGGACTGATAAATGATCTCTTTGTTTATCGTGATGAGTACGCTCATGATGAGCGGCTGCTCAGCAACGTCAAGTCCATCATCGGTTCAGTGGCACGCTGCGGCAGGATCACCAAACGCCTGCTGAGCTTTGCCCGCCATATTGATGTGGATATGGCCGCCATCAGGTTCAAGGACCTGGCTGATGAGGTTATCGATTTTCTTCGCAAGGAAGCTGAATACAGAAGCATTTCCATCAACATGGATATCCCGGAAAACCTGCCGGAATTCGTGTCTGACCGGGGCAAATTGCAGCAGATATTTCTCAATCTGGTCAACAACGCTTTTCAGGCCATGAATGATGGCGGCAGGCTTGATATTTCAGCCAGTCAGGGGAAGAAGGATACCCTTGTCTTTACCGTCCGGGACGATGGATGCGGCATTCCGGACGCAGACAGGAAGCGTATCTTTGATCCGTTCTTTTCCACCAAAAAGAAAACCGGAGGCACCGGACTCGGTCTGTCCATCACCTATGGGCTTGTTCAGGAATTGGGCGGTACTATGACGGTGGAGAGTGAAGTCGGAAAAGGAACGGAGTTTACCATAACCATGCCTTTGCAGGTCACGGAATAG
- a CDS encoding response regulator, which produces MSVITVFNGLFCEAGVVVKRVVDATGSRLVSDQEIVADASALSGLAEDKIARAFQAKTSVFNAFSHEKEQAIAWMRLAMANKLAESSELVFPGFVSQLAAADINHVLKVCLISEMKDRLAVAERDEGFAEKHAMKLVRKDDEDRAAWVKTLRGVDDPWTGTLYDIVVPVGSTGVEKSADLIVEQLSNVAVQVTDASRAKVQDFLLAARVETVLAREGHSVLVSADSGVVSLTINKHVLMLEKLEHELAGIVSGIEGVKDVKTGVGQGFHKTDIYRKADFDIPSKVLLVDDEREFVQTLSERLMMRDMGSAVVYDGESALNLVREDEPEVMILDLKMPGIDGIEVLRRVKGEHPEVEVIILTGHGSEQDRETCMGLGAFAYLHKPVDIDVLSQTLKAANEKIRAAK; this is translated from the coding sequence ATGTCTGTAATTACCGTATTCAACGGCCTCTTCTGCGAGGCTGGAGTTGTGGTCAAGCGTGTGGTTGACGCCACAGGCAGCCGTCTGGTGAGCGATCAGGAGATCGTGGCCGACGCCTCCGCTCTGTCCGGCTTGGCTGAGGACAAGATTGCTCGGGCCTTTCAGGCGAAAACGTCTGTCTTCAACGCATTCAGCCACGAAAAAGAGCAGGCGATCGCATGGATGCGCCTCGCCATGGCGAACAAGCTTGCCGAGAGCAGTGAACTGGTTTTCCCGGGTTTCGTTTCTCAGCTGGCTGCTGCCGATATCAATCATGTGCTCAAGGTGTGCCTCATCTCCGAGATGAAGGACCGCCTTGCCGTGGCCGAGCGCGACGAAGGCTTTGCCGAAAAGCATGCCATGAAACTCGTCCGCAAGGACGACGAAGACCGTGCTGCATGGGTCAAGACCCTGCGCGGTGTGGATGATCCGTGGACCGGAACTCTCTATGATATCGTGGTTCCTGTCGGTTCTACCGGTGTAGAGAAGAGTGCCGACCTTATCGTCGAGCAGCTTTCCAATGTCGCTGTGCAGGTCACGGACGCTTCCCGCGCCAAGGTGCAGGACTTCCTGCTTGCCGCCCGCGTGGAGACAGTGCTCGCACGGGAAGGACACAGCGTTTTGGTTTCTGCCGATTCCGGTGTCGTTTCCCTGACCATCAACAAGCACGTTCTCATGCTCGAAAAACTTGAGCATGAACTGGCAGGCATCGTCTCCGGTATCGAAGGCGTGAAAGATGTCAAAACCGGTGTTGGACAGGGCTTCCACAAGACCGATATCTACCGCAAAGCGGATTTCGACATACCCTCCAAGGTGCTGCTGGTCGATGATGAACGCGAGTTTGTCCAAACCCTGTCCGAGCGTCTGATGATGCGCGACATGGGATCCGCCGTGGTGTATGACGGTGAATCCGCACTGAATCTGGTGCGTGAGGATGAGCCGGAAGTCATGATTCTCGACCTCAAGATGCCCGGTATCGACGGCATCGAAGTGCTGCGCCGCGTCAAGGGCGAGCATCCGGAAGTCGAAGTTATCATTCTCACCGGTCATGGTTCCGAGCAGGATCGTGAGACCTGCATGGGACTGGGGGCGTTCGCATACCTGCACAAACCCGTGGATATTGACGTCCTGAGCCAGACGCTCAAGGCCGCCAACGAAAAAATCCGCGCTGCAAAGTAA
- a CDS encoding SulP family inorganic anion transporter encodes MLTKIFPFIDWFKGYDMAKLRADAISGLTVALVLIPQSMAYAQLAGMPAYYGLYASFLPPLIAALFGSSRQLATGPVAVVSLMTAASLEPLATAGSEGYIAYAILLALMVGLFQFLLGVLKLGLVVNFLSHPVVNGFTNAAAIIIASSQLSKMFGVYVDKAEHHYETIMRVVEGAIHYTHWPTLGMGVLAFAVMIVLKRVNPKIPNVLVAVVLTTALSWAVGFNHDAKVSIDTIQVPAVRESIAQFNTTIAGLDDLAAQRTALGAKMDEAKSAGNAVGMLDVEHDLSVINVQMSRLKLKAHELRADLRATLFDGVEEASGAMAFYAKGTVPAGMAADGRTWRLKVGNTKIDTGSMKMMGGGAVVGTVPSGIPAISAPSLDLKVMLHLLPFAAIISLLGFMEAISIAKAMAAKTGQRLDPNQELIGQGLANMLGACGKSYPASGSFSRSAVNLQAGAVTGMSSVFTSLMVVIALLFFTPLLYHLPQAVLAAVIMMAVIGLINASGFIHAWKAQWYDGAISILSFLCTLAFAPHLDKGIMVGVALSLGVFLYKSMRPRVANLSRTEDESLRDATAFGLKECQHIALVRFDGPLFFANASFLEDQITERMMGNEKLRHIIIVANGINDMDASGEEALSLIVDRVRSGGLDISLCGVNESVMAVLERTHLLEKIGSDHVYPTMETAICATHESAHRDGQEKNCPLTTVCRLA; translated from the coding sequence GTGCTGACAAAAATATTCCCATTCATTGACTGGTTCAAAGGGTACGACATGGCGAAGCTACGGGCAGATGCCATTTCGGGGCTTACCGTGGCCCTCGTGCTCATTCCCCAATCCATGGCGTATGCCCAGCTTGCTGGCATGCCCGCCTATTACGGGCTGTACGCTTCCTTTCTGCCGCCGCTGATTGCTGCGCTGTTCGGTTCCAGCCGTCAGCTTGCGACCGGTCCTGTGGCCGTCGTCTCGCTGATGACAGCCGCATCACTCGAACCCCTCGCCACAGCGGGCAGTGAAGGCTACATTGCTTATGCTATTCTATTGGCGTTGATGGTAGGACTTTTCCAGTTCCTGCTGGGTGTTCTCAAGCTCGGTCTGGTTGTCAATTTCCTGTCGCATCCGGTGGTCAACGGTTTCACCAACGCGGCAGCCATCATCATTGCTTCGTCCCAGCTTTCCAAGATGTTCGGCGTCTACGTGGACAAGGCGGAGCATCACTACGAAACAATCATGCGCGTGGTCGAAGGCGCGATTCACTACACTCACTGGCCCACGCTCGGCATGGGGGTGCTCGCTTTTGCGGTGATGATCGTGCTCAAACGCGTCAATCCGAAAATTCCCAACGTGCTGGTGGCGGTCGTGCTGACCACGGCCCTGTCATGGGCTGTCGGCTTCAACCATGATGCCAAGGTTTCCATTGACACCATTCAGGTTCCCGCTGTCCGCGAGTCCATTGCCCAGTTCAACACGACCATTGCCGGTCTGGACGATCTGGCTGCACAGCGTACGGCGCTCGGTGCCAAGATGGACGAAGCCAAGTCTGCCGGGAATGCCGTTGGCATGCTTGATGTCGAACATGATCTCAGTGTCATCAACGTCCAGATGTCCCGCCTCAAGCTCAAGGCGCATGAACTGCGTGCCGACCTTCGTGCAACGCTCTTTGATGGCGTTGAGGAAGCAAGTGGTGCCATGGCGTTCTACGCCAAGGGGACCGTCCCGGCCGGGATGGCCGCCGATGGCCGCACCTGGCGTTTGAAAGTGGGCAATACCAAAATCGACACCGGCTCCATGAAAATGATGGGCGGCGGTGCAGTCGTCGGTACGGTGCCTTCCGGTATCCCTGCCATTTCCGCTCCCTCGCTTGACCTCAAGGTTATGTTGCACCTGCTTCCGTTTGCCGCGATCATTTCGCTGCTCGGTTTCATGGAAGCCATCTCCATTGCCAAGGCCATGGCCGCCAAGACCGGCCAGCGCCTCGACCCCAACCAGGAACTCATCGGTCAGGGACTTGCCAACATGCTCGGCGCATGCGGCAAGAGCTATCCCGCTTCCGGTTCGTTCTCGCGTTCTGCGGTCAACTTGCAGGCCGGGGCCGTTACAGGCATGTCGAGCGTGTTCACTTCGCTGATGGTCGTCATTGCACTGCTGTTCTTCACTCCGCTGCTGTACCATCTGCCGCAGGCCGTGCTTGCCGCAGTCATCATGATGGCCGTTATCGGGCTCATCAACGCATCCGGTTTCATTCACGCATGGAAGGCTCAGTGGTATGACGGAGCCATCTCCATCCTTTCCTTCCTGTGCACCTTGGCTTTTGCCCCACATCTCGACAAGGGCATCATGGTCGGCGTGGCATTGTCTCTGGGCGTGTTCCTTTACAAGTCCATGCGTCCGCGTGTCGCCAACCTGTCCCGTACCGAGGATGAGTCCCTGCGTGACGCCACGGCTTTCGGACTCAAGGAATGCCAGCACATCGCGCTGGTGCGTTTTGACGGTCCGCTGTTCTTTGCCAACGCGAGCTTCCTTGAAGATCAGATCACCGAGCGCATGATGGGCAACGAAAAGCTCAGGCACATCATCATTGTTGCCAACGGTATCAACGACATGGATGCTTCCGGTGAGGAAGCATTGTCCCTGATCGTGGATCGTGTCCGTTCCGGCGGATTGGATATCTCCCTGTGCGGTGTGAACGAGTCGGTCATGGCCGTGCTTGAGCGTACTCACCTGCTGGAGAAAATCGGCAGCGATCACGTATATCCGACCATGGAGACTGCCATCTGCGCCACGCATGAAAGCGCGCATAGGGATGGTCAGGAAAAGAATTGTCCGCTTACCACCGTCTGCCGTCTCGCTTAG
- a CDS encoding TetR/AcrR family transcriptional regulator: MKKKDAILKVATVVFANKGFADTSVHELSELTGAAEGTIFYHFKNKEGLLLAILKETRNEIVTQFEQFFENRPFASGIEMTEEVVSFYLYLAGLMEDRFLLLHRHFLYRFSVENAEFRDNLEAIYNCLVEIFEQAIMAGQEDGSISTDIHPRKSALILFTMVDGLVRFKNYNLYDAGALFNELIQGCRRMLQAT, encoded by the coding sequence GTGAAGAAAAAAGACGCCATACTCAAAGTAGCCACGGTCGTGTTCGCAAACAAGGGGTTTGCCGACACGTCGGTGCATGAGCTGTCAGAACTGACAGGGGCGGCTGAAGGAACCATTTTCTATCATTTCAAGAACAAGGAAGGGCTGCTGCTGGCTATTCTGAAAGAAACTCGAAACGAGATCGTGACTCAGTTCGAGCAGTTTTTCGAGAACAGGCCGTTTGCATCAGGCATCGAGATGACGGAGGAGGTCGTCTCGTTCTATCTCTACCTTGCCGGATTGATGGAAGACAGGTTTCTGCTGCTGCACCGGCATTTTCTTTACCGTTTTTCCGTTGAGAACGCCGAATTCCGGGACAATCTCGAAGCCATATACAATTGTCTGGTCGAAATTTTCGAGCAGGCGATTATGGCCGGTCAGGAAGACGGTTCCATCTCGACGGATATCCATCCGCGAAAATCCGCGCTCATTCTGTTTACAATGGTTGATGGTCTCGTGCGTTTCAAAAACTACAATCTGTATGATGCGGGTGCCCTGTTTAACGAACTGATTCAGGGTTGCCGGAGAATGTTGCAGGCTACCTAG
- a CDS encoding ABC transporter ATP-binding protein, producing the protein MIRIEKLGIELPGFAVRDVNLRVEPGEFFTLIGPTGSGKTLVLESVAGLAPKCSGHIFINGEDITHLPPERRAVSLVYQDHSLFPHLTVLQNVTYGQRYQGIGRREGEGEARRLLEQLGLSRVSDRRPDKLSGGEKQRVSIARALACRPRVLLLDEPLSSLDPQFRAGLRQTLKSLHRETGLTVLMVTHDFVDALTLSDRAAVIRTGKLEQVGSVADIFRQPATPFVAEFVGMTNVMPATFGGGCCSFAGHEVPLNVMPDWREGFAALRPEDVAVACGNDFPGDWCVLKGVVGRLDREGFSWTARVECGGEAVIATVNQQLALDGRFGEGTQVFLGFAKSHLHVMPPDQGK; encoded by the coding sequence ATGATTCGTATTGAGAAGCTTGGTATCGAACTGCCAGGGTTTGCCGTGCGGGATGTGAATTTGCGTGTGGAACCGGGTGAGTTCTTTACCCTGATCGGACCGACCGGTTCGGGCAAGACGCTGGTGCTGGAGAGCGTGGCCGGGTTGGCTCCGAAGTGTTCGGGCCATATTTTTATCAACGGCGAGGACATCACGCATCTGCCGCCTGAAAGGCGTGCGGTCAGCCTCGTGTATCAGGACCATTCCCTGTTTCCGCATCTGACGGTATTGCAGAATGTCACTTACGGACAGCGCTATCAGGGGATCGGCAGAAGGGAAGGCGAGGGCGAGGCTCGCAGGTTGCTTGAACAGCTTGGCCTTTCCCGTGTGTCGGATCGCAGGCCCGACAAACTGTCCGGCGGTGAAAAGCAGCGGGTCTCGATTGCGCGTGCGCTGGCATGCCGTCCTCGTGTGCTGTTGCTTGATGAACCGTTGTCCTCGCTTGATCCCCAGTTTCGGGCCGGTTTGCGTCAAACCCTCAAGTCATTGCATCGGGAGACAGGGCTGACCGTGCTCATGGTCACGCATGATTTCGTTGATGCACTGACGTTGTCAGACCGGGCAGCTGTCATACGCACAGGAAAGCTTGAGCAGGTGGGGAGTGTCGCAGACATCTTTCGGCAGCCCGCCACGCCTTTTGTGGCTGAATTCGTCGGTATGACCAATGTGATGCCCGCAACATTCGGAGGTGGATGTTGTTCCTTTGCCGGTCATGAGGTGCCTCTCAATGTCATGCCGGACTGGCGTGAAGGCTTCGCCGCCCTTCGGCCTGAAGATGTTGCCGTTGCCTGTGGCAATGACTTTCCGGGTGACTGGTGCGTACTCAAAGGCGTTGTCGGCCGCTTGGACCGTGAAGGATTCTCTTGGACCGCCCGTGTGGAATGCGGCGGAGAGGCCGTTATCGCCACCGTGAATCAGCAGCTCGCGCTGGATGGGAGATTCGGAGAAGGGACACAGGTCTTTCTGGGGTTCGCGAAATCGCATTTGCATGTGATGCCGCCGGATCAGGGAAAGTGA
- a CDS encoding ABC transporter permease: protein MSGLSGTFFQIWFLGATVLVILFIAVPLVTTMAAPTWERFAETLADPAVLQSVWLSMSTSFAAACIALVFGTPLAYLLARRDFPGKKLVESIIDLPIMIPHPVVGIALLSLTGRDTWFGSFISDLGVEIMGTATGIICVLVFVGMPFYVNTVKAGIESVPTRLENVSRSLGAGRSQTFFRVTFPLSWRYMLVGMIMCMARAISEFGAIIIVAYHPMTAPVLMYERFTAYGLGWSQPVAVILIVVSMLFFLVLRALSMPKGRVA from the coding sequence TTGAGTGGCCTCTCCGGCACTTTTTTTCAGATATGGTTTCTGGGGGCGACCGTTCTGGTCATCCTGTTTATCGCTGTGCCTTTGGTCACGACCATGGCGGCCCCGACTTGGGAGCGGTTTGCCGAGACATTGGCGGACCCGGCGGTGCTTCAGTCGGTTTGGCTGTCCATGTCCACGTCGTTCGCGGCGGCCTGCATCGCACTGGTATTCGGAACGCCGCTTGCCTATTTGTTGGCGCGGCGGGATTTTCCCGGCAAAAAGCTGGTGGAAAGCATCATCGACCTGCCCATCATGATCCCGCATCCCGTGGTGGGGATCGCGCTGCTCAGTCTGACCGGACGGGATACGTGGTTTGGTTCATTCATTTCCGATCTCGGTGTGGAGATCATGGGAACTGCCACCGGCATCATTTGCGTGCTGGTCTTCGTAGGTATGCCGTTTTACGTCAACACCGTGAAAGCGGGCATCGAATCGGTTCCCACGCGGCTTGAAAACGTCTCGCGTTCTCTCGGGGCCGGACGTTCTCAGACATTTTTCCGGGTCACGTTCCCGTTGTCGTGGCGCTACATGCTGGTCGGCATGATCATGTGCATGGCCCGCGCCATCAGCGAATTCGGGGCCATCATCATCGTCGCCTATCATCCCATGACCGCGCCGGTGCTCATGTATGAGCGTTTCACTGCGTATGGTCTTGGCTGGTCGCAGCCCGTCGCCGTGATTCTCATTGTGGTGAGCATGCTGTTTTTCCTTGTTTTGCGGGCGCTTTCCATGCCCAAGGGGAGGGTGGCATGA
- the wtpA gene encoding tungstate ABC transporter substrate-binding protein WtpA — MRVTGLTFLGVVMLTAAALAEPSGKLVIFHAGSLSVPFKAMETAFEKQYPKVDIQREAGGSTKMARLISEVGKPADIMASADYVVIDKNLIPNFASWNVRFATNQMVLCYTDKSRYADQINSDNWYDVLQKKDVVWGHSDPNLDPCGYRSVMVLQLAEKFYKKPGLADALIANRPAKNIRPKSVELISLLQSGHMDYAWEYLSVAVQHGLKFVTLDNHLNLSDYKLTPFYKNARVKVTGKKPGTFIERVGKSITYGITMIDKAQNKEAAEAFLAYMFDPEGGLKVLKDMGQPPFVPVRTTTDGMAKLPTSLKKFVEINE; from the coding sequence ATGCGCGTCACTGGCCTGACTTTTCTGGGGGTTGTAATGCTTACAGCGGCTGCTCTGGCCGAGCCTTCCGGCAAACTGGTAATTTTCCATGCGGGCAGCCTGTCCGTTCCGTTCAAAGCCATGGAAACGGCTTTTGAGAAACAGTATCCCAAAGTCGACATTCAGCGTGAGGCCGGTGGTTCCACCAAGATGGCACGCCTGATTTCCGAAGTTGGCAAGCCCGCCGACATCATGGCCAGCGCCGATTACGTGGTCATCGACAAGAACCTGATTCCCAATTTCGCATCATGGAACGTCCGTTTCGCAACCAACCAGATGGTCCTGTGTTATACGGACAAGTCCAGATACGCGGACCAGATCAACAGCGACAACTGGTATGACGTTCTTCAGAAGAAGGATGTGGTGTGGGGACATTCCGATCCGAATCTGGACCCCTGCGGCTACCGTTCCGTCATGGTCCTGCAATTGGCTGAGAAGTTCTACAAGAAGCCCGGTCTGGCTGATGCGCTTATCGCCAACCGTCCTGCAAAGAACATTCGCCCGAAGTCCGTTGAACTCATTTCCCTGCTCCAGTCCGGCCATATGGACTACGCTTGGGAATACCTGTCTGTCGCAGTGCAGCACGGCCTCAAGTTCGTGACTCTGGACAACCATCTGAACCTCAGCGACTACAAGCTGACCCCGTTCTACAAGAACGCCCGTGTCAAGGTGACCGGCAAGAAGCCCGGTACCTTCATCGAGCGTGTCGGCAAGTCCATCACCTATGGTATCACCATGATCGACAAGGCCCAGAACAAGGAAGCCGCCGAGGCGTTTCTTGCCTACATGTTTGATCCCGAAGGCGGGCTCAAAGTGCTCAAGGACATGGGGCAGCCGCCTTTCGTTCCTGTTCGCACGACCACTGACGGCATGGCCAAGTTGCCGACCAGCCTGAAGAAGTTTGTCGAAATCAACGAGTAA
- a CDS encoding acidic tetraheme cytochrome c3 TmcA: protein MKNTTMKQLLAPMALVVVLVVAFMAPTAFSQDDMTMIPVDAFGKLERPQVAFEHDAHNEKAGLEDCVVCHHGKTDDGKQDLENSSEGETCESCHAVKRTDGGTPLMRAYHKQCIDCHTKEAKGPVVCGECHAK from the coding sequence ATGAAGAATACTACTATGAAACAACTCCTGGCCCCTATGGCTCTCGTTGTCGTTCTGGTCGTCGCTTTCATGGCTCCTACTGCTTTCTCGCAGGACGACATGACCATGATTCCCGTCGATGCCTTTGGCAAACTCGAACGTCCCCAGGTCGCTTTCGAGCACGATGCCCATAACGAAAAAGCAGGTCTTGAAGACTGCGTCGTCTGCCACCACGGCAAGACCGACGACGGCAAGCAGGACCTTGAAAACTCCAGTGAAGGTGAAACCTGCGAATCCTGCCACGCTGTAAAGCGTACCGATGGCGGGACTCCGCTGATGCGCGCCTATCACAAGCAGTGCATTGACTGCCACACCAAGGAGGCCAAGGGCCCCGTCGTGTGCGGCGAATGCCACGCCAAGTAA
- a CDS encoding electron transfer complex ferredoxin TmcB encodes MSIADRIVSDPGLESGVANLTTEKIQEVVNQVLKGETGAKLKVYRETCMRCGLCAQGCHFYMSHDSDPTYSPVSKATETIYRLMDAKGKVTPQEIYGMAQIAFTECNLCKRCAHYCPIGIDIAYVMITMRRICWKLDVVPQYIRDTAHSHSSTMNQMWVKDDEWIDALQWQEDEARDEFPGLRIPLDKEGADIYYSVIGPEPKFRTQLIYQAAAIMDAAGLNWTMPSHPGWDNSDMCMYAGDFENMGRLKRCHYESAQKLRVKKIVMGECGHAFRSVYDMGNRWLGYKDSPIPIVHAIEFYWDLIQEGKIKLMHKYEKPVTIQDPCNIIRGRGLMDKLRDVVHFLCDEVVEMTPNREHNYCCCAGGGVINCGPPFKNTRMKGNRVKAEQLKATGVKDVVIPCHNCHGGIEDIIGYYDLGMHGKFIGDIIYELMEKPEV; translated from the coding sequence ATGAGCATAGCTGATAGAATCGTATCCGATCCCGGACTTGAGAGCGGGGTGGCCAACCTGACGACTGAAAAGATTCAGGAAGTGGTCAACCAGGTTCTCAAGGGAGAAACCGGGGCCAAACTCAAGGTATACCGCGAGACATGCATGCGCTGCGGCCTTTGTGCACAGGGTTGCCATTTCTACATGTCTCACGACAGTGATCCGACATATTCGCCGGTGAGCAAGGCCACAGAAACCATTTACCGTCTGATGGATGCCAAGGGGAAAGTCACCCCGCAGGAAATCTATGGGATGGCACAGATCGCATTCACCGAATGCAACCTGTGTAAACGCTGCGCGCACTACTGTCCGATCGGCATTGATATCGCCTACGTGATGATCACCATGCGCCGTATCTGCTGGAAGCTGGACGTTGTTCCGCAGTATATCCGTGATACCGCACATTCCCATTCTTCGACCATGAACCAGATGTGGGTCAAGGACGACGAGTGGATTGACGCCTTGCAGTGGCAGGAAGACGAAGCCCGCGACGAGTTCCCGGGCCTGCGTATTCCTCTCGATAAGGAAGGCGCGGATATCTACTACTCCGTTATCGGTCCCGAACCGAAGTTCCGTACCCAGCTGATCTATCAGGCTGCCGCCATCATGGACGCAGCCGGTCTCAACTGGACCATGCCGTCACATCCCGGCTGGGATAACTCCGACATGTGCATGTACGCGGGTGATTTCGAGAACATGGGCCGCCTGAAACGCTGCCACTACGAATCCGCCCAGAAGCTGCGCGTCAAGAAGATCGTCATGGGTGAGTGCGGTCACGCATTCCGCTCTGTCTACGACATGGGCAACCGCTGGCTCGGATACAAGGACTCTCCGATTCCCATTGTCCACGCCATCGAGTTCTACTGGGATCTCATCCAGGAAGGAAAGATCAAGCTCATGCACAAGTATGAGAAGCCGGTCACCATCCAGGATCCGTGCAACATCATTCGCGGTCGCGGTCTCATGGACAAGCTGCGTGATGTCGTTCACTTCCTCTGTGACGAGGTTGTTGAAATGACTCCCAACCGCGAGCACAACTACTGCTGCTGCGCCGGTGGCGGTGTCATCAACTGTGGTCCGCCGTTCAAGAATACCCGTATGAAAGGCAACCGCGTCAAGGCTGAACAGCTCAAGGCGACCGGTGTCAAGGACGTGGTTATTCCTTGCCACAACTGCCATGGCGGTATTGAAGACATCATCGGCTACTACGATCTCGGCATGCACGGCAAGTTCATCGGCGATATCATCTACGAGCTGATGGAAAAGCCGGAAGTATAG